One segment of Synchiropus splendidus isolate RoL2022-P1 chromosome 4, RoL_Sspl_1.0, whole genome shotgun sequence DNA contains the following:
- the tymp gene encoding thymidine phosphorylase — MTSIPDLIRKKRDGEELSNEEIKTFIQAVSTKNIQGCQTGAMLMAIWQKGMVDSEIQSLTKEMMLSGEVMSWPEDWIVVDKHSTGGVGDKVSLVLAPALAACGCKVPMISGRGLAHTGGTLDKLESIPGYSIQQSAQQVRDILSTVGCCIIGQTETLVPADRVLYALRDATSTVDSLPLIAGSIISKKGAESLSALVLDVKFGRAALYKDIDSARELAQKLVTTGNALGIRTAAALTTMDATIGRCVGNSVEVIESLETLKGRGPEDLLQLVKRLGGVLLKMTQVATDQSDGERRILEAVANGTALTKFQQMMEAQGVATKTAQLLCSANTNYYNIFRKARHQQELTTTESGIVVDFDGMVLAEVLHRLGAGRSRAGQAINHSVGAELLVSLGQEVTRGAPWLRLHYDEDPTPDQINRLQNALTVVGSQGFQQESLVKELLLPK, encoded by the exons ATGACATCAATACCAGATCTGATAAGGAAGAAGCGCGACGGGGAGGAGCTGAGCAATGAGGAGATCAAAACTTTCATTCAAGCCGTTTCCACCAAAAACATCCAGGGATGTCAGACAG GTGCCATGTTGATGGCTATTTGGCAAAAGGGAATGGTGGACTCCGAAATCCAAAGCCTCACCAAAGAGATGATGTTATCTGGGGAAGTCATGTCTTGGCCAGAAGACTGGATTGTGGTGGATAAACACTCGACTGGTGGTGTTGGTGACAAAGTCAGCTTGGTGCTGGCGCCAGCACTTGCCGCCTGTGGCTGTAAG GTGCCCATGATCAGTGGCCGTGGCCTGGCACATACTGGAGGAACTCTGGACAAACTGGAATCAATACCTGGATACAGCATCCAGCAGTCAGCTCAGCAG GTCCGTGACATTCTCAGTACTGTGGGCTGCTGCATCATCGGGCAGACAGAGACCCTGGTTCCAGCAGACAGAGTTCTGTACGCCCTGAGGGATGCCACCAGTACTGTGGACAGTTTGCCACTCATAGCGG GATCGATTATCTCCAAAAAAGGGGCGGAGTCTCTCTCAGCGCTTGTCCTGGACGTTAAGTTTGGACGAGCCGCTCTCTACAAAGACATAGACAGCGCCAGAGAACTGGCACAGAAGTTG GTGACAACAGGAAACGCACTCGGCATACGCACCGCAGCGGCCCTCACCACGATGGACGCAACTATTGGTCGATGCGTTGGAAACAGCGTGGAGGTGATCGAATCTCTGGAGACTCTCAAAGGGAGGGGACCAGAGGACTTGCTGCAGCTGGTCAAGCGCCTCG GTGGCGTGTTGCTAAAGATGACCCAAGTGGCCACTGACCAATCCGACGGTGAGAGGCGGATTCTTGAAGCAGTTGCTAATGGAACAGCTCTGACCAAATTCCAGCAGATGATGGAGGCGCAAGGTGTGGCCACTAAGACAGCTCAGTTGCTTTGCTCTGCCAACACCAACTATTACAACATCTTCAGAAAAGCCAGGCATCAGCAGGAACTAACAACAACCGAGAGCG GGATTGTTGTGGACTTCGATGGGATGGTTTTAGCTGAGGTTCTTCACAGACTGGGTGCCGGTCGATCACGTGCTGGGCAGGCTATTAATCACAGTGTGGGGGCAGAGCTACTGGTATCATTGGGTCAAGAGGTCACCAGAG GTGCTCCCTGGTTGCGTCTGCATTATGATGAAGATCCAACACCAGACCAGATTAATCGATTGCAGAACGCTCTCACGGTGGTGGGATCACAGGGATTTCAGCAA